A window from Culex pipiens pallens isolate TS chromosome 3, TS_CPP_V2, whole genome shotgun sequence encodes these proteins:
- the LOC120421534 gene encoding ubiquitin-conjugating enzyme E2 W isoform X2, with amino-acid sequence MSKGDSSSKKMSMSPSERRLQKELMSLIKEPPPGVTVDEESVSQNLTQWIINIDGVEGTLYEGEHFQLLFKFNNKYPFDSPEVTFIGSNIPVHPHVYSNGHICLSILTDDWSPALSVQSVCLSISSMLSSCREKRRPPDNGIYVKTCNKNPKKTKWWYHDDSV; translated from the exons CGACGATTACAAAAAGAACTTATGTCCCTCATCAAAGAACCGCCACCAGGAGTAACGGTGGACGAGGAAAGTGTTAGTCAAAATTTAACTCA GTGGATAATAAACATCGACGGTGTCGAAGGTACGCTGTACGAAGGCGAACATTTCCAGCtgttattcaaatttaacaATAAGTACCCCTTCGACTCGCCCGAG GTGACGTTTATAGGTTCCAATATTCCCGTGCATCCGCACGTTTACTCCAACGGTCACATCTGCCTATCGATCCTAACAGATGACTG GTCCCCAGCGTTATCCGTGCAGTCCGTGTGTCTTAGCATATCGTCGATGCTGAGCAGTTGTCGGGAAAAGCGACGTCCGCCGGACAACGGAATCTACGTGAAAACCTGCAACAAAAACCCCAAGAAAACCAAATGGTGGTACCACG ACGATTCGGTGTAG